The Fusarium falciforme chromosome 10, complete sequence DNA segment ACCACATGGGAATGTGGTACTGTCGCATTTCTTTCTCCTGTGATAGATGAGTCACGATTCGCTGACGTAGACTGGCGATAGCGTACCTATTCCTGCATGTCCAGCACCCTGTCCGAGACCGGCGTTGGCACTGCTTTGTTTCCATCTTTAACGTTTTCAAATGAGAGGGGCTTGAGACATAAAGGAGATGACTTTCTACAGATCCAGAGGCTTCCTAATTGATTCCAAAGACGTGATGTGAGGGGAGAGTTGAGGTTGAGTGATGAGGCTACCAAGCCCCTTGGATTATCAGTGGAGTCATCGATTAGCGCCCTGGCTACCCCGCAAAGCCGGAAGATAAGGGAGCAGGGTACGGTGGCAAGGCATCAAAGGAGGAAATGTGTGACAACCTTCCGCTTGCCCGTAAGTGAGACATGACACAAGCAAGTTTTTACTGGTTAGGCCATTTGTAGAAGTTGAAAGACAAAGTCATGTGATATCTCATCTTGAGCGCCTTTTCGGGCGATTTCTGCACCGATAGCAAAGTGCTGAGTAATCAACTTGCGCAGAATCAATGGTATACCTTTTTTCTCTACAGTTACATGGGAGCATAAAGACCGCCGAGTTTCCCAGGATAGATACCTATCACAGTCTCAGAAGTATATAGATTCAATGCAAAGGTTGCTTTTACTTCGTACAGCTTAGAGTTGACATCTAGTTGCATTGTCAACAATGCTCTAAGTGAGGCAAGTTTAAAATCGCAAAAACGAGCGATCCAGGAGATGGGGAAAAAATGAGGGTAGCGGCGATGTCCCTTTGCCAACTTTAACTTTCCATGGCAAGTGCAAGTGTTACTAATGCTTCATGATACGTTCGTAAGCTGAATAGTTAACAAAGGAGTGCAAAAAATGCCAAGACCCTTCGGGACTACTGTAGAGGTAGCCCCATCTCCTCAGTCGTGTCCCGGATGTACTTGATCATCTCCTCTGACCACTTCTTGATCTCTTCCGGACTGACAGTCTCGACTCTACACAAGCCAGCCTTGCCCTCAGCATCTGACTCTGCGACATTCTTTGCGTATCGTTCCTTGAGGGCATCTGCAGCGATACGAGCCCGCTGAGCAATCACATCCAGACGATATGTCGTCCATTGGTAGTACAGCTCGGTGAGGTGAGACTTGTTCCTGACGttcttgttggtggtgtcaTCCACGAGCAGGGGGTTCTTTGGCCGGAAAGATGTGACAATGGTGACTCGTTCCGGCATGTTGGTCACGGGTGCTGCTGTATGCGCGATGTAGCGGCCCTGGAGGAGAACAGCGCAGCCCTACACACCGTTTAGTACCGCATCGTGCATGAGAAAGATGTTTCACTTACCATTTGCGGCGCTTTCACCTTGAGGGTTGTCCCGTCACCCTTCATAAGCTCCGTCTCGCCACCAGACATGTGTCTAGCATCTGAAAGCATCACGACGCAGACCCAGGGGTGGGAGTCCTTGTGCCACTCGATGATTGGCTTTGTCTGGTCCGTGACCTCTTGTTTCTTGGGCTTGTCCTGCTCGAACTTTTTGATGGCTTCTGCGGTGGCCTCGGGGGGTTCGACTGTGGTGTTTCTGACAGCGTCAAGCCCACCCGGACCAAGTTGGACGTTGGTATGGCTGATTTCATAGTCCATAGCTGGAACGAGCTCGACGCCAGCAATGTCACTGACAATCTTCAAAACTTCGGGGGAATGCCAGAACTGATGAATGAACGGAGCATAGCGAGGAGCCATGCCGCGAATCTGGACGGAACCGGGGCGGGTGTGGTGGAGGCAGTTGTCAAGAACATCTTTGCCGAAGAGATCTCGTCGATGCTGCAGAACAGCGTCATGGGAGAGCAACGGGAACGGCTCTGTTGTTGCAACTGGCGACAGTGCAGTGggctcaagggcaaggtcctTCATGGTCAAGATAGACGAAGGAGGGGAGTAGGCCAGGTGCTTGGCTGGACTGAACTGCACACCGGAGCCCTGCTTCGAGGAAGCAAACTGCTGGGCGCTCTGGGCAAGGGGAGTTTCGACAAGAGCTGAAGGAGCCATGGTGGTTGTGTCTTGGACTGCAGAGTAAATGACTCGAAAAAGGCAGGGGTACTGATACTAGAGTTGGAAGCTGGCGTTGGTGGTGAAGAGATAAGATGCTGAACAAGCCAAACTTACCTTCTTATATAGACAGCTGTTCTGGGGGACTATTTTCCCAAAAGAGGGTATTCTAGACGCGCTGTGTCACTGCTCCACTTTCGTAATTCCTCGTGATGATAACGAAGGCGAGAACATAGTAACTCACACGATCACCTCTCCCCCGCAAAATCCCATCTCTCGGTCAGTGCACCCCAGAGAATATCTCCATGATGCTGGATAGGCGAGTAGCGCTATACCGTATCTGGGGGATTCGAGACGCGCTCGGCTTCTCGGAGTCGACAACTTGTGGAGACGACCAAGAGCTTCCGATGACGTTGAGTGCAAGATTCAGCAATGTCCCCGGCGAGATGGTGCGCACTATCGCTTCGATGGTACGTTGTGTATCTGAAGCGCTGACATGGCTGCTTGTTGTCAAGGGGCCAAATCGAGGCACAGACTTTCCATCCCCCTAAAATGCGTTGTACAGTATACCACGGTCGTCAGTCACTTATCTGGGGGCGAGCACGCTATACCGTATCTGGGGGATTCGAAGCGCCCACCGGCCTAGCCGCTATCTTAGGCTGAGCTTTTCGGTAAGAAAAAGCGGAGCTGACTCGGGATGGGGACGACTCTCGGTTTGGCTAGGCACTCCCCGCAAACCCCAGCTTCAGCCATGATAACTTGGGGCCTTGTTGGTGCTGATAACCAGTATAGATATGAGGGCGCAAGGAGTATTTATTTTGAACGATTCTTCCGATCAGCAACACACATacccatcctcatcttctcacATCTCGCTTCTCAACACTACTGCCTCTGACTCGTAACATGGAGAATTTTGACATGAACAAAGACGTTAAGATTCCAGAAGCCATGTCCCCCAATGAGAGGACTCTGACCAACGAGTCTCGTGCTATTGGCAAGATCGACGTCGCTGAAGACCGAGACTATCATGGTATCGACACTCATGCTATTCCGTCCGGAGCGGATGCGGTATACGAGAGGAAAGTTGCCGTTATGAATCAGGCTCTCATCGATATGGGAATGGGATCTTTCCAATGGAAGGTCTTTGCAATGACGGGCTTTGGCTGGTTTGTGGATAATGTGAGAGTCCCTTGTCCTACCAGCGCTCCTTTACTGACTGAGTAGTTCTGGATgcaagccatcaccatcatcagtGCCCCAGTCCGGAACGAGTTCGCAGTCAAGAGAATCGCCTTTCTCACGGTGGCGAAATACGCcggccttgtcgtcggcTCTTCGATGTGGCCAATGACGGCCGACTTCATCGGCCGCCGTCTCGCCTTCAACATCACCCTGCTCCTGTCTTCCGTCGCCGGACTGGTCGGCGCTGGGAGCCCCAACtttgtcgccatcgccacATTCTGCGCCATCATCGGTGTCGGCACGGGAGGCAACCAGCCCGTCGATagtgccatcttcctcgagtTCATCCCGGCCACGCATCAGTACCTCCTCACCATGCAGTCCGCCTTTTGGTCCGTTGGCCAAGCTGTTGCGGCATTGATCGCGTGGCCTCTGATTGCGAACTACTCGTGCCCATCTGGTCTTCCTACTGGAGAGTGTCGGTTCGAGGATAACCTTGGCTGGAGATACACGTATTGGACATTCGGTGGTCTTACActggtcttcttcttgatgcgTCTTCTCTTCCGCGTTTACGAAACGCCCAAGTATCTCTTAGGCAAGGGCCTGGATCAGCAGGCTGTGGATGTCGTTCAGAAGGTTGCTGCCAGGAACAAGACCACAACCTGGCTTACTATCTCGCACTTTGAAGCCATCGACGCCGAGTTGAAcaaccacaacaacaacagcacgGCAGCTGAAGACCAAGCACCCAACGTCGGCCATCGGAACATAATCAAGCGAAACATGGAAAAATTTAGACCCGACAAGATCCGCTCCCTCTTTGCCAGCCCTCAAATTGCCATATCTACTTCCCTTATGCTTTTCTTGTGGTGTTCTATTGGCATGGCCTATCCTCTCTATAACTCCTTCATTCCTATCTACCTCGAGAACAAGGGCGTCAACCAAGGCAGCTCCTCTCTGGAGAAGACATATCGCAACTACGCCATCCAGGCTGTGTGCGGCATACCAGCCTCCCTCCTCGGTGGGTTCACCGTCGATCTGAAGAAGATCGGGCGCAAAGGCACAGGAACCTTTGCCTGCATCGGAACTGGTGtcttcctttttcttttcacCAGAGCAAATTCAGAAGCTGGTATCATTGGATTCACTTGCGCGATTGCATTCTTTCAGAATCTCGTTTATGGTCTCCTATATTCGTACACCCCTGAGCTGTTCCCTGCGCCCATCCGAGGCACGGCGAATGGACTTGTTGCTATGTTTAATCGGCTTAGTGGGCTTATGGCACCTATTATTGCTGCCTACGTGGGAATCGAGACGGACTTGCCGGTGTGGATATCGGCTGCTTTGTTTGTTATTGCTGGTGTGGTCTTTCTTATCTTGCCGTTTGAGACCAGGGGAAGGGCGGCTGCTTAGGCTATACATGTAAATTTATTTTGCAGCACCGTACTCATTCTTATTGAGATCCTGATTCTTTTAGGTGTTGTCGATCGCCCTGCCAACTTGATCCTAGCCTGGCCTGGAATGTCACCCCCATCAAGGATCGTGGTGATGTGCGGGGCCATATTCAATCCTCCCAAGCCAGGCATTTCAACCCTCAGTCAAACCTTGGGGGTCTTCTGGTTTAGTGATTCCATCTTGTTGCGTCTTGAGGCATTTGATGGTATGCATCTTATCTTTCAGGGACGGGATGTGAGGTGGTTTAAGGCGTCGATGTCGTTTTCAGATGGGACGAATACTATGGCCTGCTTCAATAATACCAAGGTTTTGCATCATGCTAGTTCTCATTCTCTTGTGGGGACTCCATTCGAGTCTGGGCTTCGTCGGTGCCATATTTGTTGAGTTACTCTAACGACGCAGCAAATTGCCAAAACTTGGTGGGTCTCTAGACCCTGATTATGGCATCTTAATTAGTCTTTAGGCCTGTAATTTCACCCACTACGTCGAGCAAGCAGATAGCAAGACCCTGTATTACGGGATAGTAAATGATAACAGTCAAGAGTCAAAGCTGGCAAGGGCGAAAGACCTAACAAGTTCATCTACACATAGCGGGGCCGTGTTGAAAGCCAGCCAGCCGAGTAGCAGGGAGGCAAGTCAACGCGGACAAATCTCCTGGGTCGGTTAAGCGTAATTGGCAGCAACAAGGGTCCTACTCCGGAACTGAGTTAgccgcctcttcctcgggGCATCTATGTCCGAGACTCAAGATGGGTCTACTATTTCAACTGCCGGAGCCCGCACAAGTCTTTTCAACGCTATGCCATCCTCTACGGCCTTTATCCTCTCTCGTCTACGACAAGCTTTCAAAATGAAGCTGTTTGGGTTACTTGCTATTGCTGGCGTGCTGCCATGTGCTACAGCAGCACCGTCTTTCAAGCGATTAGCTCATCGAGGTTTCAAATTCGACAACATCAGAAATATCGTTGCTTTGTGAGTTAATTGTTGGCCAGGTTTATATCGTTTTCTTTCTCACCTTTCGTTCAGCGGTGATTCATGGACGGACACTCGATTCAATACCTCAGGCATTCAGCCCTCAATCTCTAACCCTCTCGGAAATACCGGCAAGACGAGTTCTAACGGTAAAATGTGGCCTATCTGCTTAACCACACAGTACAACCAATCATCTGTGTTGCTCTACAACATGGCCGTGGGTGGTGCTGTTACGGATAAGGACATTGTGACGACCGGACCGAATGACGTAGATACTCAGGTTCATGAGAAGTTTGAGGTCTACTCCAGCCAGCAGCCCGGCTTCTTTCCGCCGAAGGATACACTTTATGCCATCT contains these protein-coding regions:
- a CDS encoding MFS domain-containing protein, with the translated sequence MENFDMNKDVKIPEAMSPNERTLTNESRAIGKIDVAEDRDYHGIDTHAIPSGADAVYERKVAVMNQALIDMGMGSFQWKVFAMTGFGWFVDNFWMQAITIISAPVRNEFAVKRIAFLTVAKYAGLVVGSSMWPMTADFIGRRLAFNITLLLSSVAGLVGAGSPNFVAIATFCAIIGVGTGGNQPVDSAIFLEFIPATHQYLLTMQSAFWSVGQAVAALIAWPLIANYSCPSGLPTGECRFEDNLGWRYTYWTFGGLTLVFFLMRLLFRVYETPKYLLGKGLDQQAVDVVQKVAARNKTTTWLTISHFEAIDAELNNHNNNSTAAEDQAPNVGHRNIIKRNMEKFRPDKIRSLFASPQIAISTSLMLFLWCSIGMAYPLYNSFIPIYLENKGVNQGSSSLEKTYRNYAIQAVCGIPASLLGGFTVDLKKIGRKGTGTFACIGTGVFLFLFTRANSEAGIIGFTCAIAFFQNLVYGLLYSYTPELFPAPIRGTANGLVAMFNRLSGLMAPIIAAYVGIETDLPVWISAALFVIAGVVFLILPFETRGRAAA